One window of the Megalops cyprinoides isolate fMegCyp1 chromosome 2, fMegCyp1.pri, whole genome shotgun sequence genome contains the following:
- the skida1 gene encoding SKI/DACH domain-containing protein 1 yields MGDLESGYEEMEGVKLGYLIIKGKQMFALSQVFTDLLKNIPRTTVHKRMDHLNVKKHHCDLEELRKLKAINSIAFHAAKCTLISREDVEALYISCKTERVLKSKKRKTTTSSSEVTCDGQIRSEPHGAFWKEKLWLSLHGVPQTFSFKNRTGRQEAVSPPASNLPQIYSKFACRGYQTVTKSECKSLKNYETAQIPSKRVAFNSSHSFFRNVICTRQPLLCQSAIAAQSRRSSTADLIYKRKREHEDTGRQFWSTSRHSRQVLFVPKCCKSKVSNGSLNKFHLEHELYLDHQHIGNLQESCSSDTESSSYSEQVDDSDFGSSLSTSSNSGTSDDDEDDSLSESSDASTDDDSSSQSDSSSVSSHVSLQSIRLRRTSFSALSNKAPLAPQPSFHCNLQHRATNHSGTTVLDYGISNRKLKKSDFIHTPCVNKYEDGSASKQHSTCPLLLGSYFPDPRKERVSGTLSHIEIPDDPKTTDPAIKSVIETGSSPCSKGNKEFPPQRVSGQAKKCPQALISYCAQDKETIVSQFTDNNPSFAVNLKKEAKISHCLQLPPPPNIKTEVEELSTPADGHNENNTPAKTPPTLLQNVKIKVEEISDDYEYSCQAPGLGWEYQCSLTEPYISSGQYPSGEDKPIHNVNNVNEATECAGHPANSRKSPTRNQEFQSTLSTPYPEEGEYKNGARVRKNYRTLVLGKQSGIPRTQLKLNGKVDRTPRSTGKPENYEGSPEDFTVSSKRKRASGNVAAVKKPFNFMANFPSPPSLIIGSDGDLSPAYSLNSVKDNPPHRSHPVWKWQLGGSAVPLPPSHKFRKF; encoded by the coding sequence ATGGGAGATCTGGAGTCTGGTTATGAAGAGATGGAGGGTGTGAAGCTCGGGTACCTGATTATTAAGGGCAAGCAAATGTTTGCTCTTTCTCAAGTTTTCACTGACCTCTTGAAAAATATTCCAAGGACTACTGTGCATAAACGAATGGACCACCTCAACGTGAAGAAGCATCACTGTGATTTGGAGGAATTGCGAAAACTCAAAGCAATAAACTCTATAGCTTTCCATGCGGCTAAATGTACTCTGATTTCAAGGGAAGACGTGGAAGCTCTTTATATTTCTTGCAAAACGGAACGAGTGCtaaaatccaaaaaaagaaaaacgacCACGAGTTCATCAGAGGTTACCTGTGATGGTCAAATTCGCTCGGAACCCCACGGTGCATTCTGGAAAGAAAAACTTTGGCTAAGTTTGCACGGGGTTCCTCAGACTTTCTCGTTTAAAAACAGGACGGGGAGACAAGAGGCTGTCTCGCCACCGGCTTCCAATCTACCTCAGATTTACAGTAAATTCGCTTGTCGTGGCTACCAAACAGTCACAAAGTCGGAGTGCAAATCCCTCAAAAACTATGAAACTGCTCAAATACCCAGTAAGCGTGTAGCATTTAATTCAAGTCATTCGTTTTTTCGGAATGTGATTTGTACCCGACAACCCCTACTCTGTCAATCCGCCATTGCGGCACAGTCCAGGCGCTCAAGCACTGCCGACCtaatttataaaaggaaaagagagcACGAGGACACTGGCAGGCAATTTTGGAGCACAAGCAGACACAGTCGTCAGGTTTTATTTGTCCCGAAGTGCTGCAAGTCAAAAGTATCCAACGGTTCTTTAAACAAATTTCACCTCGAGCATGAGTTATACCTCGACCACCAACACATCGGAAATTTGcaggagagctgcagcagcgACACCGAGTCAAGCTCTTACTCTGAACAAGTCGATGACTCGGATTTTGGGTCAAGTTTGTCCACTAGCAGTAACTCCGGAACCTCAGATGACGATGAAGACGATTCACTGTCAGAATCCTCAGATGCCAGTACAGATGACGACAGCTCTTCCCAATCCGATTCCAGTTCGGTTTCGAGCCATGTTTCGTTGCAGAGCATTCGACTGAGACGCACCAGTTTTTCAGCTCTCAGCAATAAAGCACCTTTAGCACCCCAGCCTTCTTTCCACTGTAATCTCCAACACAGAGCCACAAATCATAGCGGAACAACCGTGTTGGATTACGGCATTTCGAACAGGAAACTGAAGAAATCGGACTTCATTCACACACCCTGCGTGAATAAGTACGAGGATGGTAGTGCATCAAAGCAACACAGTACCTGCCCGCTTCTTCTTGGAAGTTACTTTCCTGACCCCAGGAAGGAGAGAGTTTCTGGGACATTGTCACACATTGAAATTCCTGATGATCCAAAAACGACTGACCCTGCAATTAAAAGTGTTATAGAAACAGGGTCTTCACCTTGTTCAAAGGGAAACAAAGAGTTTCCCCCACAAAGGGTATCAGGACAGGCAAAAAAATGCCCCCAAGCCTTGATCTCATACTGTGCCCAAGACAAAGAAACAATAGTTTCTCAGTTCACCGACAACAATCCTTCATTTGCCGTAAATTTGAAGAAAGAGGCGAAAATTAGCCATTGCCTGCaactacccccaccccccaacatcAAGACAGAAGTAGAGGAACTCAGCACACCCGCAGATGGTCACAACGAGAACAACACACCAGCAAAGACACCGCCAACTCTACTGCAGAACGTGAAAATCAAAGTAGAGGAAATATCTGACGACTACGAATACTCCTGTCAGGCCCCTGGACTCGGGTGGGAATACCAATGCAGCCTAACCGAGCCATACATCAGCAGTGGTCAGTATCCGAGCGGCGAAGACAAACCAATacacaatgtaaacaatgtGAATGAAGCCACTGAGTGCGCCGGACACCCTGCTAATTCCCGTAAGTCTCCGACACGAAACCAGGAATTTCAAAGCACTTTAAGCACCCCATATCCAGAGGAAGGAGAGTACAAAAACGGTGCAAGGGTCAGGAAAAACTACAGGACTCTGGTACTGGGGAAACAGTCTGGAATTCCGAGGACGCAACTTAAATTAAATGGTAAAGTTGACCGGACCCCGCGATCTACAGGTAAACCCGAGAATTATGAAGGATCACCAGAGGATTTTACTGTCTCGAGCAAACGCAAACGTGCATCCGGCAATGTAGCAGCTGTGAAAAAGCCCTTCAACTTCATGGCAAATTTTCCATCTCCGCCGTCACTAATTATTGGCAGTGATGGGGATTTGAGTCCCGCTTATTCTTTGAACTCTGTGAAGGATAACCCACCTCACCGGTCTCACCCTGTGTGGAAATGGCAGCTTGGTGGTTCTGCTGTACCTCTCCCACCCAGTCACAAATTCAGGAAATTTTAA